A region from the Pseudomonas promysalinigenes genome encodes:
- a CDS encoding DEAD/DEAH box helicase, with protein MNLPAHQHPVLELFHPAVSSWFGRHFATVTDAQARAWPLIHAGQSLLLAAPTGSGKTLSAFLAVLDELFREGLTQGGELPAQTRVVYVSPLKALSNDIRLNLQAPLEGISQALADQGLEAPAITTAVRTGDTPQKARAAMRKLAPHILVTTPESLYVLMGSASGRAGLAHVGTVIVDEIHALAGNKRGAHLALTLERLQALCARPLRRIGLSATQRPVERVAQFLVGQHRPCAVIDVGHARQRDLAIEVPPVPLGAVMATDVWGLVYDRLADLARQHRTTLVFVNTRRLAERITRHLSDRLGKQAVAAHHGSLAKEMRLDAEQRLKGGQLQVLVATASLELGIDIGDVDLVCQIESPGSIAAFLQRVGRSGHQVDGTPKGRLFATSRDDLIECTALLDCIRRGELEELHIPRAPLDVLAQQIIAEVSNQAWHEQALFDCLRQATPYATLDAEHYQALLRMLAEGYNGRLGVRSAYLHRDAVSGTLRGRRGSQLTALTSGGTIPETADYAVLLEPQAMNIGSVNEDFAVESIAGDIFQLGNASYRIVRVEPGRVRVEDAHGQAPTIPFWLGEAPGRSDELSAAVARLQAQLDQRLELDQGNPAGVLDWLRQTFELNEASASQLLDYLGRAREVLGALPSQQTLLMERFFDESGGTQLIIHSPFGSRINRAWGLALRKRFCRTFNFELQAAASEDAIVLSLSTSHSFELDEVWRFLNSRNAEQVLIQALLDAPLFGVRWRWNAGVAMALPRFVGGRKVAPQIQRMKGEDLIAAVFPDQIACLENIAGDRQIPDHPLIEQTLDDCLHEAMDSEGWLALLRRIESAQVRLLCRDLQAPSPLAAAILNARPYAFLDDAPLEERRTQAVLNRRWSEVHNSDDLGALDADAIVAVQTEAWPQPSNADEMHEALMSLGVVSENEAQANPSWPLLLRQLAKAGRALQLVDENLWLARERQSLLQTLYPAAHLAPALEPLPGFDQSIDPDSALKELLRARLSGHGPLSLAQICEPLGKPAAQIEQALAGLEAEGYVLRGHFSPGAVALQWCERHLLASIHRYTVKRLRREIEPVSLQDFMRFLFDWQHLTADERLRGPQAVAQILGQLQGFPSAAGAWEAELLPARIKDYSPHWLDDACRSGQFAWSRMAGTVASNTLSSTPVVLLPREHLGQWRSLAPEPDHEALGGRAQRVLQALQAQGALFFDELTQEARLLPSELETALQQLVGAGLVGADSFAGLRSLITPAAKRSSRGSRRVHPPLSSSMAHAGRWALLRRGGASIDQSLRTEHIARALLQRYGVICWRLLERESDVLPPWRELLRCYQRLEARGEIRGGRFIAGLAGEQFALPEAVGLLRQVRRRPLEQSLVVVSASDPLNLIGALLPGAKVPAVSGNRLLYRDGVPVAVRIAGRYSYLVEGSAQEQASWKEKLLRMPAGLQHL; from the coding sequence ATGAATCTCCCTGCCCATCAGCATCCAGTGCTCGAGCTGTTCCACCCGGCCGTGAGCAGTTGGTTCGGCCGCCACTTCGCCACGGTCACCGATGCCCAGGCCCGTGCCTGGCCGCTGATCCATGCCGGCCAGTCCCTGTTGCTCGCCGCCCCGACCGGCTCGGGCAAAACCCTTAGCGCGTTTTTGGCGGTGCTCGACGAACTGTTTCGCGAGGGCCTGACGCAGGGCGGAGAACTGCCTGCGCAAACCCGGGTAGTCTATGTGTCACCGCTCAAAGCGCTGTCCAATGATATCCGCCTGAACCTGCAGGCGCCGCTCGAAGGCATCAGCCAGGCCTTGGCAGACCAGGGCCTTGAGGCGCCGGCCATCACCACTGCCGTGCGCACCGGCGACACCCCGCAGAAGGCCCGCGCGGCGATGCGCAAACTGGCACCGCATATTCTGGTCACCACGCCCGAGTCGTTGTACGTGCTGATGGGCTCGGCTTCCGGACGCGCCGGCCTTGCCCATGTAGGCACGGTCATCGTCGACGAGATCCATGCCCTGGCCGGCAACAAACGCGGTGCTCACCTGGCGCTGACCCTGGAGCGTCTACAAGCCCTTTGCGCACGCCCCCTGCGCCGGATAGGGCTGTCTGCCACGCAACGCCCGGTGGAGCGAGTGGCGCAGTTTCTGGTCGGCCAGCACCGCCCTTGCGCCGTGATCGATGTCGGCCATGCCCGTCAGCGTGACCTGGCCATCGAGGTGCCCCCGGTGCCACTCGGCGCGGTCATGGCCACCGACGTCTGGGGCTTGGTGTACGACCGTTTGGCAGACTTGGCCCGGCAACACCGCACCACGCTGGTGTTCGTCAACACTCGCCGACTGGCTGAACGCATTACCCGCCACTTGAGCGACCGGCTAGGTAAGCAGGCTGTAGCTGCACACCATGGCAGCCTGGCCAAGGAAATGCGCCTGGATGCCGAGCAGCGCTTGAAAGGCGGCCAGTTGCAGGTGTTGGTGGCCACAGCCTCGCTGGAGCTGGGCATCGACATCGGCGACGTCGACCTGGTCTGTCAGATCGAGTCGCCCGGCTCCATTGCCGCCTTTCTGCAGCGGGTGGGGCGCTCCGGGCATCAGGTCGATGGCACTCCCAAGGGGCGACTGTTCGCCACTTCGCGGGATGACCTGATCGAATGCACGGCCCTGCTCGACTGCATCCGCCGCGGCGAGCTCGAAGAATTGCATATCCCCCGCGCGCCGTTGGATGTGCTGGCCCAGCAGATCATCGCCGAAGTCAGCAATCAGGCCTGGCATGAACAGGCACTTTTCGACTGCCTGCGCCAGGCCACGCCTTATGCCACGCTGGACGCCGAGCACTACCAGGCACTGCTGCGCATGCTCGCCGAGGGCTACAACGGGCGCCTGGGCGTGCGCAGTGCCTACCTGCACCGCGACGCGGTCAGTGGCACCCTGCGCGGGCGTCGGGGCAGCCAGCTAACCGCGTTGACCAGCGGCGGGACCATCCCCGAGACAGCCGACTATGCCGTGCTGCTCGAGCCACAGGCAATGAACATTGGCAGCGTCAACGAAGATTTCGCCGTGGAAAGCATCGCAGGTGACATCTTCCAGTTGGGCAATGCCTCTTACCGTATTGTGCGAGTCGAGCCCGGACGAGTACGGGTAGAGGACGCTCACGGCCAGGCGCCAACCATTCCGTTCTGGCTGGGTGAAGCCCCAGGCCGTAGCGATGAACTGTCCGCTGCAGTCGCCCGGCTGCAGGCACAACTGGACCAGCGGCTCGAGCTGGACCAGGGCAACCCAGCAGGCGTGCTGGATTGGCTCAGGCAAACCTTCGAATTGAACGAGGCAAGCGCCAGCCAGCTGCTCGATTACCTGGGACGCGCCCGCGAAGTGCTCGGTGCCCTGCCCTCACAGCAGACCTTGCTGATGGAGCGTTTCTTCGATGAGTCCGGCGGTACCCAGCTGATCATCCACTCGCCCTTTGGCAGCCGTATCAACCGTGCCTGGGGCCTGGCGTTGCGCAAGCGTTTTTGCCGCACCTTCAATTTCGAACTGCAGGCAGCGGCCAGTGAAGACGCTATCGTGCTTTCGCTGTCCACCAGCCACAGCTTCGAGCTCGATGAAGTGTGGCGTTTTCTGAACAGCCGCAACGCTGAACAGGTGTTGATCCAGGCGCTGCTGGACGCACCGCTGTTCGGCGTGCGCTGGCGCTGGAACGCTGGCGTGGCCATGGCGCTGCCGCGTTTCGTCGGCGGGCGCAAGGTAGCACCACAGATCCAGCGCATGAAGGGTGAGGACCTGATTGCCGCGGTGTTCCCTGACCAGATTGCCTGCCTTGAAAACATCGCCGGCGACCGGCAGATTCCCGACCACCCGCTGATCGAGCAGACGCTCGACGACTGCCTGCACGAAGCCATGGACAGCGAAGGCTGGCTGGCGCTGCTGCGGCGCATCGAAAGCGCCCAGGTGCGCCTGCTGTGCCGTGATCTGCAAGCGCCGTCGCCGCTGGCCGCAGCCATTCTCAATGCACGGCCGTACGCCTTTCTGGACGACGCGCCGCTGGAGGAACGACGCACTCAGGCAGTGCTCAACCGGCGCTGGAGCGAGGTGCACAACAGCGATGACCTGGGCGCGCTGGACGCCGACGCCATTGTTGCGGTGCAGACTGAAGCTTGGCCCCAGCCGAGCAATGCCGACGAAATGCACGAGGCACTGATGAGCCTGGGCGTTGTCAGCGAGAATGAAGCCCAGGCTAACCCGAGCTGGCCACTGCTGCTGCGGCAACTGGCCAAGGCTGGGCGGGCTTTGCAGCTGGTCGATGAAAACCTGTGGCTCGCGCGCGAGCGTCAGAGCCTGCTGCAAACGCTGTACCCGGCAGCGCACCTTGCGCCCGCCCTGGAGCCCCTGCCCGGCTTCGACCAAAGCATCGACCCTGACAGCGCGTTGAAAGAGCTGCTGCGCGCCCGCTTGAGCGGCCACGGCCCCCTGAGCCTGGCGCAGATCTGCGAGCCCTTGGGCAAGCCTGCGGCGCAGATCGAACAGGCACTGGCCGGCCTGGAAGCCGAAGGCTATGTACTGCGCGGCCACTTCAGCCCAGGGGCAGTCGCGCTGCAATGGTGTGAACGCCACCTGCTGGCAAGCATCCATCGCTACACGGTCAAACGCCTGCGCCGGGAAATCGAACCGGTCAGCCTGCAGGACTTCATGCGTTTTCTGTTCGACTGGCAACACCTGACCGCCGACGAGCGCCTGCGCGGCCCGCAGGCAGTGGCGCAAATACTCGGCCAGCTACAGGGCTTCCCCAGTGCAGCCGGTGCCTGGGAAGCAGAACTGCTGCCTGCGCGAATCAAGGACTACAGCCCACACTGGCTGGACGATGCCTGCCGCAGTGGGCAGTTCGCCTGGAGCCGGATGGCCGGCACGGTGGCCAGCAATACTTTGTCCAGTACACCTGTGGTGCTGCTGCCACGTGAGCACCTGGGCCAGTGGCGCAGCCTTGCCCCTGAGCCTGACCACGAAGCACTCGGCGGGCGGGCGCAACGCGTACTGCAAGCCTTGCAAGCACAGGGCGCGTTGTTCTTCGACGAACTGACACAAGAAGCGCGCCTGCTGCCCAGTGAACTGGAGACGGCCTTGCAGCAGCTGGTCGGCGCAGGCCTGGTCGGCGCTGACAGCTTTGCCGGGCTGCGCAGCTTGATCACCCCCGCGGCCAAACGCTCCTCGCGCGGCAGCCGCCGTGTTCACCCGCCGCTTTCCAGCAGCATGGCCCATGCCGGGCGCTGGGCATTGCTGCGCCGGGGCGGGGCGAGCATCGACCAGAGCCTGCGCACGGAACATATCGCCCGCGCCCTGCTGCAACGTTACGGCGTGATTTGCTGGCGCCTGCTGGAAAGGGAAAGCGATGTGTTGCCGCCCTGGCGTGAGTTGTTGCGCTGCTACCAGCGGCTGGAGGCGCGTGGCGAAATACGCGGGGGACGTTTCATTGCTGGGCTAGCTGGTGAGCAATTCGCATTGCCGGAGGCAGTCGGCTTGCTCAGGCAAGTGCGCCGGCGGCCGTTGGAACAGTCACTGGTGGTGGTCAGTGCAAGCGATCCGCTGAACCTGATCGGGGCGCTGCTGCCAGGCGCGAAAGTGCCGGCGGTCAGCGGTAACCGGCTGCTGTATCGCGATGGCGTGCCTGTAGCCGTGCGCATAGCTGGGCGATACAGCTATCTGGTCGAAGGGTCGGCGCAGGAACAGGCGAGTTGGAAGGAGAAATTGCTGCGGATGCCGGCAGGGTTGCAGCACCTTTGA
- a CDS encoding FMN-binding glutamate synthase family protein — translation MSLSLLSRYAFFTACVLFTLASLPLLHHQWLWPFTLTTAALSLIGVFDLLQQRHAVRRNYPILGNIRYLVEAIRPEIRQYLLEADSDALPFSRAQRSLVYARAKNEPSDKPFGTLIDVYEAGFEFIGHSMRPAPLSDPASFRITIGGPQCSQPYSASIFNISAMSFGSLSANAIRALNKGAKLGNFHHDTGEGSISPYHRENGGDLVWELGSGYFGCRTADGRFDPQRFAAQARTPQVRMIEIKMSQGAKPGHGGILPKHKVTEEIAETRGVLMGEDCISPSRHSAFSTPIEMMHFIAQLRELSGGKPVGFKFCLGHPWEFMGIAKAMLETGILPDFIVVDGKEGGTGAAPVEFTDHIGVPLREGLLFVHNTLVGLNLRDKIKLGASGKIVSAFDIASVLAIGADWANSARGFMFAIGCIQSQSCHTNKCPTGVATQDPLRQRALVVPDKAQRVLNFHHNTLRALAEMLAAAGLEHPAQLEAKHLVRRVSATEIKLFSQMHVFLKPGELLTGEVDGQFYSRMWQLARADSFEPHDDVAA, via the coding sequence ATGAGCCTGTCACTTCTGAGCCGTTATGCCTTCTTCACCGCCTGCGTCCTGTTCACCCTGGCAAGCCTGCCTCTGCTGCATCATCAATGGCTATGGCCATTCACCCTTACCACTGCAGCCCTTAGCCTGATCGGGGTGTTCGACCTTCTGCAGCAACGCCACGCGGTACGTCGCAATTACCCGATCCTGGGCAACATTCGCTACCTGGTCGAAGCCATCCGCCCAGAAATTCGCCAGTACTTGCTCGAAGCCGACAGTGACGCCCTGCCGTTCTCCCGCGCACAGCGCTCGCTGGTATACGCACGGGCCAAGAACGAACCCTCGGACAAACCTTTTGGCACGCTTATCGACGTTTACGAGGCAGGCTTTGAGTTCATCGGCCACTCCATGCGCCCTGCGCCCCTGAGCGACCCGGCCAGCTTTCGAATCACGATCGGCGGCCCGCAATGCAGCCAGCCCTATTCGGCTTCGATCTTCAATATTTCGGCCATGAGTTTCGGCTCACTCAGTGCCAACGCCATCCGCGCCCTGAACAAAGGGGCGAAGCTGGGCAATTTCCACCACGACACCGGCGAGGGCAGCATCAGCCCCTATCACCGCGAAAACGGTGGCGACCTGGTCTGGGAACTGGGCAGCGGTTACTTTGGCTGCCGCACCGCTGATGGCCGTTTCGACCCGCAACGCTTTGCCGCCCAGGCTCGCACCCCGCAGGTGCGGATGATCGAAATCAAGATGAGCCAAGGCGCCAAGCCCGGCCATGGCGGGATTTTGCCCAAGCACAAGGTGACCGAGGAAATCGCCGAAACCCGTGGGGTACTGATGGGTGAGGACTGCATCTCACCGTCACGGCACAGCGCTTTCTCAACACCGATAGAGATGATGCACTTCATTGCTCAGCTGCGAGAACTGTCGGGCGGCAAACCGGTGGGCTTCAAGTTCTGCCTCGGCCACCCATGGGAGTTCATGGGCATCGCCAAAGCCATGCTGGAAACCGGCATTTTGCCAGACTTCATCGTCGTCGACGGCAAGGAAGGTGGCACAGGCGCCGCACCGGTCGAGTTCACCGACCATATCGGCGTGCCGCTGCGCGAAGGGCTGCTGTTCGTGCACAACACCTTGGTGGGCCTGAACCTGCGCGACAAGATCAAGCTCGGTGCCAGCGGCAAGATCGTCAGCGCCTTCGACATCGCAAGCGTGCTGGCCATCGGCGCCGACTGGGCCAACTCGGCACGCGGCTTCATGTTCGCCATCGGCTGCATTCAGTCGCAAAGTTGCCACACCAACAAGTGCCCGACCGGCGTGGCCACTCAAGACCCACTGCGTCAGCGTGCCCTGGTAGTGCCGGACAAAGCCCAGCGGGTGCTGAACTTCCACCACAACACCTTGCGCGCGCTGGCTGAAATGCTGGCGGCCGCGGGCCTGGAGCACCCAGCGCAGCTGGAAGCCAAGCACCTTGTGCGGCGCGTGTCAGCGACCGAGATCAAGCTGTTCTCGCAGATGCATGTGTTCCTCAAGCCGGGCGAACTGCTGACCGGGGAAGT
- a CDS encoding DUF3077 domain-containing protein gives MRASVNAVAPQRGPTASDNTRFTVGKTTCFQGEHQTHPLFRIEPGIPCRDAREQASELMGYVRELTIIGLMDVKPMMIWVSHYLSAMAKALMDDAELGMAG, from the coding sequence GTGCGGGCGAGCGTCAATGCCGTTGCGCCGCAACGCGGCCCAACGGCCTCAGATAACACTCGATTCACTGTCGGCAAAACCACATGCTTTCAGGGTGAGCATCAAACACACCCACTATTTCGCATCGAGCCGGGCATTCCCTGCCGTGATGCTCGCGAGCAGGCATCGGAATTGATGGGCTATGTGCGAGAGCTGACCATCATCGGCCTGATGGACGTGAAACCGATGATGATCTGGGTATCCCATTACCTGAGCGCCATGGCCAAGGCATTGATGGATGATGCCGAGCTGGGCATGGCCGGATAG
- a CDS encoding NUDIX hydrolase: protein MPNIIRIAAALLIDSQGRTLLVRKRGTQAFMQPGGKIDAGESAVQALVRELHEELGLHIEPEQAVHLGQFSAPAANEPGYQVQAELFRVDSAEAVAPAAEIEEVLWLAADQAANLTLAPLTRDLILPLYRQAVSVPH from the coding sequence ATGCCCAACATCATCCGCATCGCCGCTGCCCTGCTCATCGACTCGCAAGGCCGAACCCTGCTGGTGCGCAAGCGCGGCACGCAGGCCTTCATGCAACCGGGTGGCAAGATCGACGCGGGTGAGTCAGCGGTACAGGCGTTGGTGCGCGAGCTACACGAAGAGCTGGGGCTGCACATCGAGCCGGAGCAGGCGGTCCACTTGGGGCAGTTCAGCGCCCCTGCTGCCAACGAGCCGGGGTACCAAGTGCAGGCCGAACTGTTTCGCGTTGACAGTGCCGAGGCCGTCGCCCCGGCCGCAGAAATCGAAGAAGTGCTATGGCTGGCCGCCGATCAGGCTGCAAACCTGACGCTTGCGCCGCTGACCCGCGACCTGATACTGCCCTTGTACCGCCAGGCCGTCAGCGTACCGCACTGA